The following is a genomic window from Parabacteroides johnsonii DSM 18315.
CTTTGAAAATTCGACAATATGATAGTATTGTACAAGATGTATGAATCTACGGTTTGTTTCATACATGTTCCGAAGTTCTCAAATATTTTAATCAAGTACACATCTTGAAATGTTAATTAACAACTAAGTGTATTCGAGTGTTATTTTCTAAGCCTATCAAATTTTCCGGCTTTTTTCTTTATACTTATTGTATATATCTAATATCTATAGAATAGACTCTAATCAATAATTTAATTTGTTATATGATTGCCCGCTTTTCCCCACAAGCGCCTCCAAATATGCAAACAACTAATAACCAGAATAATAACACAAAACTATCTACATATTAAAGCAATCCTATTTATTGGCTGATAATTGTATACTGTCCGGTTGATAATCATAGACCACACGACTTACTAACATCAATATACCAACCACCGAGAAAATCAAATTTACTCCCAAGAGATTTTGCTATGGACTGGCTGATAAATTCTGATGTTCCAGTACAAATTCGTATAACTTAATCATAGTCCTACAAGAACTTCATACAAAAATCCCTCCTTTTTGCTTATACATCTTTATATTTTTTACAATAAGTCTTAGTCCTACAAGAACTACGTATATGCAAGCATAAACTTTGGCTCTAATTACTAAAAAATAAGCAAGTAAGTGTGAGCTGTAGAAGAAAACAGGTCCTCTTAAAGCCTATTATATCTAACTATTATTAAACAAAAAACAATTAGTATGTTGAAAATCGCAAGACCAGTCAGTTTTTTGCTGTTGTCTGTTACCCTTTGTTCATCAGGGGTGATATTTGCTGCCAACGAAACTGCTACTCCCAAAGTTGGTATTTCTCAGCAACAGGCAAGTTTGAAAGGTGTCGTTGAAGACGAACTCGGCCCGGTAGCCGGAGCCTCGGTCGTTGTAAAAGGTACGACTAACGGTACCGTCACCGACATGGATGGAAACTTTACCCTGGAAGTAAAAAAGGGGGATGTAATCGTTATCTCATTTATTGGTTATCTTACTCAAGAGATTAAATACAATGGAGAACAAACGATCAAAGTCAATCTGAAAGAAGACACTCAAAAATTGGAGGAAGTAGTCGTGATCGGCTATGGTACTCAAAAGAAAGTAAACCTCACCGGTGCTGTTGCATCTGTCGGCTCCGAAGAATTGAAAGAGCGCGTCAATACAGATGTGTTGGCTTCCGTTCAAGGGCAGGTACCGGGTGTAACCATTATCAACCGTCAAGGTTCCATCTCCATCAACATGCGTGGTCGCGGAAATTTGGGGACTTCTTCTCCATTGTTTGTCATTGACGGAGCTATCGCCGATGCAACTCTTTTTTCAAGCTTGGACCCAACATCCATCGAAAGCGTTTCTTTCTTGAAAGATGCCGCTTCTTCGGCAATTTACGGTTCACGTGCCGCTTACGGTGTCGTATTAGTAAAAACCAAAGATGGTAAGGAAGGCGACGTAAAAGTAACGTACGATGGAACAGTCTCTATGAAAATTGCAACCTATACACCGAAAGTGTTAAGTTCGGAGTGGTATGCCCGTCTGAGCAATGAAGCTGCATTTAACGAAAATCCAAATGCGGAAATGCCTTACACGGACGAAGAAATCGAGTTGTTCCGCAACGGCAGCAACCCGGACATGTATCCTAATACCAATTGGTATGACCTCGTACTCGACGATCTCGCTGTCATGACCAAGCATTCGGTCAGCGTTAGTGGTGGAAACAAAGTGAAGTATTACACTTCATTGGGCTATATGTACGACGATAAATTTACACCGGGTGCATCTTCCAACCGCTATAACATGATGACGAATCTATCATCCGACATCACTTCCTGGCTGTCATGGCGTTCAAATTTCAAATACATCCAGAATACAAACAACACCGAAAGCGGTGGTATCGGTTATACGGAATTACTAACCGTTCCTTCTACATATGTAGCTCGCCAAAGCAACGGTGAATGGGGTAGTTATGAAGGAGGTAATCCAGCAGCACTGGTAAACATGCAACGCAACCCATTGCGCCGTCTTGAAGAAGGAGGATGGAACAACAACAAGTCTCAGAACACCCTGATCGATCTCGCTCTCGACATCAAACCCGTAAAAGGACTGACATTGACCGGACAGATGATCTACAAAGCGTATGACTACAAAGGCAAAACATACGAAGCCAATAGAAACAAGATCAAAGACTTCGTCACAGGCAAAGAACTGAACGGAACAGATGTGACGGCATCTAAGATGACTTATGACTGGAATGAAAACACCCGTCTGACTTATAACGGTTTGGCAAACTATAACTGGAGCAACGACAATCATAATATAAGCGCATTAGGCGGTGTCTCCTATGAGCATTACAAATACCAGCAACAGAAATCATGGCGTCGTAACTTCCCGACAAACGGTATGACTGGTATCAATGGCGGTTCGAGCGCACCAAGCGACATGAATACGGAAGGCGACGTTTACGAAGACAAACTGATGTCATATTTCGCACGTTTGAACTACTCGTTCCAAGATCGCTATCTGTTAGAAGCCAACTTCCGTGCCGATGCCTCATCTCGTTTCCACAAAGACAATCGCTGGGGATTCTTCCCTTCCTTCTCTGCCGGATGGCGTATCAACCAGGAAGGCTTTATGCAAGATGCAAACTGGATCGACAACCTAAAGTTACGCGCATCCTGGGGACAGCTTGGTAATATTAATAACGTAGGCCAGTATGACTATTTCGCCACTTATGTTCAGGGAGGTAACTACAACTTCGAAAACACAATCGTCAGCGGTATCCGGGAAGGTAAACCTGCCAACACCGGCTTAGGCTGGGAAACCGTGACAATCACCAATGTCGGCGTCGATTTCGACATCCTCAACGGACTTTTCAGTTTTACAGGTGAGTTTTACGACAAACAAACCAAAGATATCCTGCTGTCTTACCCAAGCCCAGCCGAAGTAGGTATCAATAAAGATTATAAGGTTTCGCAGAACATCGGTAAGGTAAGCAACAAGGGATTGGAATTCAACGTATCCCACAACAATAACATCGGTGACTTCTCTTACACGGTAGGATTCAACTTGTCCAAAAACTGGAACAAAGTGAAAGATTTAGGCGCGAACGATCCGATGATCGAAGATCCTTGGATCAAAAAAGTAGGTTATGCAATCGGTACATTCTATGGTTTCCGCACAGACGGTTTATTGACACAGGAAGATATCGACAACGGTAACTACATCACAGATGGTATTACTCCGCAAGCCGGAGATATCAAATACGTCGATTTGGACGGAGATGGACAGTTGACAGACAAGGACCGAGATTATCTGGCTTGCGACGTGCCCGACATCACATACGGTGTCAACCTGAACCTGCGTTACAAAGGGTTCGAATTAAGCATGTTCGGACAAGGTGTCACCGGAACGATGGTTCGTTTCTATCAAGAACAGGCATGGGCATTCTCTGACAATGCCAGCCCGCGTGAATTCCACTTGAAACGCTGGACTGTAGACAATCCGGACCCGAATGCAGCTTACCCACGTATCTATCCACGTACAAGTACGCATTCGACATTCAACAACAAATTCTCCGATTTCTGGCTGTTCGACTCCGACTATTTCCGTATCAAAAACATCACATTCGGATATAATTTCAACAAGAGCCAGATTCAGCATTTAGGAGTAGACGCGTTGAAGCTGTATGTCTCTGCCGAGAATCCATTCACGATCCGTGCCGACAAGAGAATGGAAGACTTCGATCCGGAAACTCCTTCGGGACGTGGTACAGACACCCGCGGTTCTTCTTCCATATCACTCGGTGTAAACTTAACATTCTAAATAAAAAGCAAAATGAAAACAGTTAATAAAATATTCAAACATACATTCCTTTGCATGGCTCTGGGAGCAACTGTTTGCAGTTGCGATTTGGATGTTGAGCCTACTTCCAGCATTGCAACGGAAACATTTTGGACATCAGAAAAAGATGCCTGGTATAATCTGAACGCCGTTTACTCAGCAAGCATCCCCGGTGCGGCAGTCCATAGCGATTCCTATACGAATGACGCTTACTGTCAGTATGCCTGGGAATCAAGCGGTTCCATCTACCTGCAAAACGGTCTGAGTGCCTTGTATGATGAAGGTTACAACTTCGAGACCGTACGCAAACAAAATATATTCTTGCAGGAAGTGGAAAATGTTCCGATGGACGAAAACCTGAAAGAGCGGTTTAAAGCCGAAGTTCGTGCTATGCGCGCATGGACTTATTTGAACCTGACCCTCACATTCGGAAAAGTACCTTTGATCACCGATGTCCCGTCTTATGACTCACCCAACATTCCACGCGATGAAGTAAGCAAGGTGCGAGAATTCATTATTAATGAACTGACAGCCGCGGCCGCTATACTTCCTGAAAAATATGCAGGTGGCTATCCAAATGAAAAAGGACGCATGACGAAATACGCAGCTCTGGCCGTAAAAGCAAGGGCAGCTCTTTATTTCGGAGATTATGCAACGGCCGAAGCTACCGCCAAAGAGATCATGGACAAAGGAGGCTTCTCTCTTTTCAAAGTAAACGAGCTGACTGAAGCCCAAAAGAAAGAAGCGGAAGAAATGGAACTATATATCGACTTTGATAAATATGGTATCGACCGTGACGCTTTCATAAAAGGTATCTTCAGCTACGAGACTTTGTGGCACACGGAAAACGGGAATCCGGATAATCCGGAATATGTAATGACCCGTCAATACACAGCCTCAAGCTGGGATTATCAGGACATGACGCGCTATACAAGCATTCGCCCCAACCAGTTGGGTGGTTGGTCTTCCGTAACCCCGACACAGAACTTGGTCGATGCTTACTGGACGGTAGAAGGCAAGACACCGACTACTCCAAGCATAGAAAAACGTAAAGAGGCATACAGTAAAATCAAAAAAGATCTGGATGATTATAAAGCTCCGGAAGGAGAAGCCAAATTCATATCTTTCGCATCCAATTTGATCAACAGTGGCAAACTGAAAGACTATGAATATATGCAGGAATTCCGTAATCGAGACAGCCGTCTATATGCCTCTGTTTTATTCCCATTCAAGGGCTGGTATGAGACCAATTACGGCACGGACTTCATCTATGAATGGATTAAAAACGGGAACAACGAGTCTAAGACCGGTTTTAATTTCCGTAAAATGTCACCACTGGAAAATGACGCAAACAATGATGGACAGGCAACCGGTGACTATCCTTGCATCCGTTATGCAGAAATCCTGTTAATCTTCGCCGAAGCACATACGCAAACAACCGGTTTTGACGGACAAACCCAGGCAGCCTTAAACCAGCTTCGCGAACGTTGTGGTATGCCCGATGTTCCGACAAGCCTCGGCAAAGAAGAAGGATTGAATCTGATTAAGACTGAACGCCGCATCGAATTGGCTGGCGAAGGTATGCGCAGCGACGACCTGAGCCGTTACGGAGATGCCTACTGGAATGCTCAATTAAATAATGTTCCTATCACTATGCCTGACGGAGAAAAAGTTCTTACGATGAAATGGGACAGTCGTATGAGTTTAAGACCCATTCCTCAAACGGCTATCGACCTGAATCCGCTATTGGCTACGGACCAGAACCCAGGTTATTGACAGTTGACATTATCTATTAAATAAAAAAGAGAGACTTCTGAAGTTTTTTGAAGAATTCATTCGAAAAGTTTCAGGAGTCTTTCTTCTTTCAAACAGTCTCTTCGCTTAATAAAAGACGTATATAAAGTTACCTATAGATAATTATAAGTTCTCCATTAATAGCTATTATCGCATAAATTGTTATCTTCGTCCCCAAATTAACTACAAATACTAAATATTCATGAAGAAAAAAAGTGTAACTTTATTGGTGACGGCAACGCTCGCCAGCAGTGTATTATTCTCATCATGTATTGGATCATTTGGGTTGTCCAATAAGCTGTTGGATTGGAACAGAAACATTGACAGCAAGTTTGTAAACGAACTGGTTTTCATCGCATTCTGGATTGTTCCGGTTTACGAAATCTCTGCATTAGCCGACATATTGGTATTGAACTCAATTGAATTCTGGAGCGGAAGCAACCCTGTTGCAGATACCGGTACGGTAAAAACAATCGAAACAAAAGACGGCACGTATGCTATCGAAACAAAGAAAGACGGCTACCACATCCAGAAAGAAGGAGAAGAAAAAGCGGTCGACCTAGTTTTCAATGAAACAGATAAAAGCTGGAGTGTAGAAGCAGACGGTGAATCGACCAAGCTGTTGAAGTTCACAGGTGACGACGAAGTTGTCATGTACCTTCCTGACGGCAAAGAAATGAATGTGGAACTGAACCAGGCAGGCGTACTTGCTTTCAAACAGGTAGCCGAAGGGTATTCTTTCTACGCAGCAAGATAAAACAGTTGAGAGTTGAAAGTTAAAGAAATACTCTTTTCACTTTCAACTCTCAACTTTCAACTGACTAAGTCTAATCTAAATTAAAAATGCATATGAAACACATGATCAAACAAACGATGCTCACAGGAGCATTGAGTTGCTTCCTTCTGGGCACCGCTTTGGCTGACAATGCGACAAACCAGCCAGAGAAGCCTTATTGGCAGGACATTCAGGTCGTTGCCGTTAATAAAGAGGCACCCCGCTCCTCTTTTATGACTTATGGAGACCGTGCTACAGCTCTCTCTTCCCAGTATGAAAAAAGTCCTTTCTATTCATTGCTGAACGGCACATGGAAATTCTATTTTGTAGATTCGTACAAAGACCTTCCTGCCAATATCACAGATCCTTCTGTCAGCACTTCCGATTGGGACGATATCACCGTTCCGGGAAACTGGGAAGTTCAGGGACATGGTACCGCCATCTATACAAATCACGGATATGAGTTCAAACCGCGTAACCCGCAACCTCCGCTGTTGCCGGAAACGAATCCGGTAGGTGTTTACCGCCGCGATTTCGAGATTCCTGCCGGTTGGGACGGACGTGACGTATATCTGCACATCGCCGGAGCTAAATCAGGTTTATATGTTTATGTAAACGGCAAGGAAGTCGGCTATAGCGAAGATTCCAAAAACCCGGCCGAATTCCTGATCAACAAATACCTGCAGCCGGGCAAGAATGTGCTGACACTGAAAATCTTCCGTTGGAGCACAGGTTCCTATCTAGAATGCCAAGACTTCTGGCGTCTGAGCGGCATCGAACGCGACGTCTATCTATGGTCACAGCCCAAGATCGCCGTCAATGATTACCGCATTGTCTCCACGCTCGACGACACCTACAAAAACGGTATCTTCAGCTTGGCAATGGATATCAAGAACCATTCCGACAAGGTTAAGAACATCGACGTCACATACGAATTATTAGATGCAAAAGGCAACGTGGCTGCAACAGCCGAAAACAAACTGTGGGTAAGTCCGAACACGATTGCAACAACTTCGTTCGAAAAGACACTGAACAATGTAGAAACCTGGAACGCGGAACATCCAAACCTCTACAAACTGTTGATGACAATCAAGGAAGACGGCAAGGTGACGGAAGTAATCCCGCAGAACGTCGGTTTCCGCCGCATCGAAATCAAAGAGATCGATCAGATCGCCGGCAACGGCAAACCGTACACCGTCCTGCTGTTCAACGGCCAGCCGATCAAATTCAAAGGAGTAAACATCCACGAACACAACCCGCTGACCGGACACTACGTGACAGAAGAGCTAATGCGTAAGGACTTCGAAATCATGAAGAAGAACAACATCAACTCCGTCCGTCTGTGCCACTATCCGCAGGACCGCAGATTCTACGAGCTTTGTGACGAATACGGATTGTATGTTTACGACGAAGCTAATATCGAATCACACGGCATGTACTACAATCTGCGCAAAGGTGGAACATTAGGCAACAATCCGGAATGGTTGAAACCGCACATGGACCGTACGGTCAACATGTACGAACGCAACAAAAACCATCCGTCTGTGACAATCTGGTCATTAGGTAACGAAGCCGGAAACGGTTACAACTTCTACCAGACTTACCTGTATGTAAAGAATAAAGACAAAAATCTGATGAACCGTCCGGTCAACTACGAACGTGCTCTTTGGGAATGGAATAGCGATATGTATGTACCGCAATACCCAAGTGCCGGATGGCTGGAAGAAATCGGCGCACAGGGTAGCGACCGTCCGATTGCACCGTCCGAATATGCCCATGCGATGGGTAACTCAACCGGTAACCTGTGGGGACAATGGCAAGCCATCTACAAATATCCGAACCTGCAAGGCGGTTGGATCTGGGACTGGGTAGACCAGGGTATCCTTACCAAAGATGAAAACGGAAAAGAGTTTTACGCCTATGGTGGTGACTTCGGCAAAGATATGCCGAGCGACGGCAACTTCCTTTGCAACGGTTTGGTCAATCCGGATCGCACCCCCCATCCGGGAATGGCAGAAGTGAAGTTCACGCATCAGAACGTCGGCTTCGAAGCAGTCGATGCGGCAAACGGTGTGTTCAAAATCACCAACCGCTTCTACTTCACGAATCTGAAGGACTATATGTTTACTTATACCATAAAAGCAAACAACAAGATCATCAAGAGCAACAAGATGTCACTCGACCTGGCTCCGCAGGCTTCACAGGAAATCACGGTTCCCGTAGCCGGCCTGAAACCGCAAGCAGGTGTGGATTATTTAGTTGACTTCGTCGTTACGACCGTAAAGGCAGAAGGTCTTGTTCCTGCCGGTCACGATATCGCACTGGGCCAGTTCCGTCTGCCTGTCAAAGCCGACAAGACGGCTTACAAGGCCGGTGGTCCTAAACTGACTGTATCGGAAGAAGGAGACAACGTGAAAGTGACTTCCTCGAAAGTAAACTTCGTATTCGACAAGAAAGCCGGTGTCGTCACCTCTTACAAGGTGGGCAACACGGAATACTTCAATGAAGGTTTCGGTATCCAACCGAATTTCTGGCGTGCCCCGAATGATAATGATTACGGAAGCGGTGACCCACAGCGTCTGGAAATCTGGGAAATCTCAAGCCGCAACTTCAACGTGACAAGCACTTCCGCTGAAATCGTAGACGGCAATGCTATCGTGAAGGCTGACTATAAACTGCCGGCCGGCAACCAGTTCATCATCACTTATAAAATCTATCCCGATGGCACCATGAACGTAGCTACACTTTTCACTCCAGCTCATTTGGATGGGAAAAAGATCGAGATATCGGAAGCGACTGCAACCGCCACCTTCTCTCCGGGCCGCGAGAACATGAGCGAACGCGACAAGATGGTCGTTCCGCGTATCGGTGTACGCTTCCGTCTGCCGGCAACGATGAACCAACTGGAATATTTCGGTCGTGGTCCATTGGAAAACTATTGGGACCGCAAAGCCGGTTACATGATCGGACAGTATAAGAGCACGGCAGAAGAACAGTATTTCCCCTATGTCCGCCCACAGGAAAACGGTCACCACTGCGACACCCGCTGGATCTCTTTAGGCGGTAAAGGCAAGAACCTTTTGATCGTTGCAGACGACGAGATGGAATTCAACGCTATGCGTAACTCCGTCGAAGACTTCGATGCCGGCAAGGCGACCAACCGTCCGTACCAGTGGAACAACTTCACACCTGAAGAGATTGCCAACCGTCCGGAAATCGGACCGTACGACAAACCTCGCCAGACACATATCAACGACATCGCACCGCGTAACTTCGTTGAAGTATGTGTAGACCTAAAACAACAGGGATTGGCCGGCTACGACAGTTGGTATTCACGTCCGGAACCGGAATACACTTTACCGGCAGACCGGGAATACAAGTGGGGCTTCACTCTGATCCCTGGTGCTAATGCCAACAGCGCACAGAAGAAAGCGGGTTACAGCTACAAATAAGTAGTCCGTCCCACAATAACAACTAAAAAAGCGGTTGCCTCATTTCCAGACAACCGCTTTTTTTGTGCAAGTATCCGATTAGGCTTCACCTTTCCTTGAGACCTTTTGGTTATTATTAGGCGGAGGGGTGAAGGCAATCTCGATATCTACCTTCACCCTAAAAAATTTACTTTCACCCCGTCCCTCCCAGATACACCAATTCCGGTCTCTTATACAAAGCGGTATAGTACCTCCCATACCCGACTCACCCGCAGATGAAGACAACCGTAGCAGGTGAAGGTACTTTTAGTATTTACCTTCACCCATTAACAATCTTATAATCAAACCAGTGCATACAAAAGTGAAGGCAAATTCCTGATTATGGCGGAAAAATAAAAAAGCCGGACTTTATTCAGCCCGGCCTTCCATAAACTTATTCAATGATTATCGATTCTACTTAGCATAACTTACCGCACGAGTCTCACGAATTACCGTAATCTTCACCTGGCCCGGATAAGTCATTTCATCCTGGATCTTCTTTGCGATTTCGTTTGACAGGTT
Proteins encoded in this region:
- a CDS encoding SusC/RagA family TonB-linked outer membrane protein, with amino-acid sequence MLKIARPVSFLLLSVTLCSSGVIFAANETATPKVGISQQQASLKGVVEDELGPVAGASVVVKGTTNGTVTDMDGNFTLEVKKGDVIVISFIGYLTQEIKYNGEQTIKVNLKEDTQKLEEVVVIGYGTQKKVNLTGAVASVGSEELKERVNTDVLASVQGQVPGVTIINRQGSISINMRGRGNLGTSSPLFVIDGAIADATLFSSLDPTSIESVSFLKDAASSAIYGSRAAYGVVLVKTKDGKEGDVKVTYDGTVSMKIATYTPKVLSSEWYARLSNEAAFNENPNAEMPYTDEEIELFRNGSNPDMYPNTNWYDLVLDDLAVMTKHSVSVSGGNKVKYYTSLGYMYDDKFTPGASSNRYNMMTNLSSDITSWLSWRSNFKYIQNTNNTESGGIGYTELLTVPSTYVARQSNGEWGSYEGGNPAALVNMQRNPLRRLEEGGWNNNKSQNTLIDLALDIKPVKGLTLTGQMIYKAYDYKGKTYEANRNKIKDFVTGKELNGTDVTASKMTYDWNENTRLTYNGLANYNWSNDNHNISALGGVSYEHYKYQQQKSWRRNFPTNGMTGINGGSSAPSDMNTEGDVYEDKLMSYFARLNYSFQDRYLLEANFRADASSRFHKDNRWGFFPSFSAGWRINQEGFMQDANWIDNLKLRASWGQLGNINNVGQYDYFATYVQGGNYNFENTIVSGIREGKPANTGLGWETVTITNVGVDFDILNGLFSFTGEFYDKQTKDILLSYPSPAEVGINKDYKVSQNIGKVSNKGLEFNVSHNNNIGDFSYTVGFNLSKNWNKVKDLGANDPMIEDPWIKKVGYAIGTFYGFRTDGLLTQEDIDNGNYITDGITPQAGDIKYVDLDGDGQLTDKDRDYLACDVPDITYGVNLNLRYKGFELSMFGQGVTGTMVRFYQEQAWAFSDNASPREFHLKRWTVDNPDPNAAYPRIYPRTSTHSTFNNKFSDFWLFDSDYFRIKNITFGYNFNKSQIQHLGVDALKLYVSAENPFTIRADKRMEDFDPETPSGRGTDTRGSSSISLGVNLTF
- a CDS encoding RagB/SusD family nutrient uptake outer membrane protein; this encodes MKTVNKIFKHTFLCMALGATVCSCDLDVEPTSSIATETFWTSEKDAWYNLNAVYSASIPGAAVHSDSYTNDAYCQYAWESSGSIYLQNGLSALYDEGYNFETVRKQNIFLQEVENVPMDENLKERFKAEVRAMRAWTYLNLTLTFGKVPLITDVPSYDSPNIPRDEVSKVREFIINELTAAAAILPEKYAGGYPNEKGRMTKYAALAVKARAALYFGDYATAEATAKEIMDKGGFSLFKVNELTEAQKKEAEEMELYIDFDKYGIDRDAFIKGIFSYETLWHTENGNPDNPEYVMTRQYTASSWDYQDMTRYTSIRPNQLGGWSSVTPTQNLVDAYWTVEGKTPTTPSIEKRKEAYSKIKKDLDDYKAPEGEAKFISFASNLINSGKLKDYEYMQEFRNRDSRLYASVLFPFKGWYETNYGTDFIYEWIKNGNNESKTGFNFRKMSPLENDANNDGQATGDYPCIRYAEILLIFAEAHTQTTGFDGQTQAALNQLRERCGMPDVPTSLGKEEGLNLIKTERRIELAGEGMRSDDLSRYGDAYWNAQLNNVPITMPDGEKVLTMKWDSRMSLRPIPQTAIDLNPLLATDQNPGY
- a CDS encoding DUF3332 domain-containing protein, producing MKKKSVTLLVTATLASSVLFSSCIGSFGLSNKLLDWNRNIDSKFVNELVFIAFWIVPVYEISALADILVLNSIEFWSGSNPVADTGTVKTIETKDGTYAIETKKDGYHIQKEGEEKAVDLVFNETDKSWSVEADGESTKLLKFTGDDEVVMYLPDGKEMNVELNQAGVLAFKQVAEGYSFYAAR
- a CDS encoding glycoside hydrolase family 2 TIM barrel-domain containing protein codes for the protein MKHMIKQTMLTGALSCFLLGTALADNATNQPEKPYWQDIQVVAVNKEAPRSSFMTYGDRATALSSQYEKSPFYSLLNGTWKFYFVDSYKDLPANITDPSVSTSDWDDITVPGNWEVQGHGTAIYTNHGYEFKPRNPQPPLLPETNPVGVYRRDFEIPAGWDGRDVYLHIAGAKSGLYVYVNGKEVGYSEDSKNPAEFLINKYLQPGKNVLTLKIFRWSTGSYLECQDFWRLSGIERDVYLWSQPKIAVNDYRIVSTLDDTYKNGIFSLAMDIKNHSDKVKNIDVTYELLDAKGNVAATAENKLWVSPNTIATTSFEKTLNNVETWNAEHPNLYKLLMTIKEDGKVTEVIPQNVGFRRIEIKEIDQIAGNGKPYTVLLFNGQPIKFKGVNIHEHNPLTGHYVTEELMRKDFEIMKKNNINSVRLCHYPQDRRFYELCDEYGLYVYDEANIESHGMYYNLRKGGTLGNNPEWLKPHMDRTVNMYERNKNHPSVTIWSLGNEAGNGYNFYQTYLYVKNKDKNLMNRPVNYERALWEWNSDMYVPQYPSAGWLEEIGAQGSDRPIAPSEYAHAMGNSTGNLWGQWQAIYKYPNLQGGWIWDWVDQGILTKDENGKEFYAYGGDFGKDMPSDGNFLCNGLVNPDRTPHPGMAEVKFTHQNVGFEAVDAANGVFKITNRFYFTNLKDYMFTYTIKANNKIIKSNKMSLDLAPQASQEITVPVAGLKPQAGVDYLVDFVVTTVKAEGLVPAGHDIALGQFRLPVKADKTAYKAGGPKLTVSEEGDNVKVTSSKVNFVFDKKAGVVTSYKVGNTEYFNEGFGIQPNFWRAPNDNDYGSGDPQRLEIWEISSRNFNVTSTSAEIVDGNAIVKADYKLPAGNQFIITYKIYPDGTMNVATLFTPAHLDGKKIEISEATATATFSPGRENMSERDKMVVPRIGVRFRLPATMNQLEYFGRGPLENYWDRKAGYMIGQYKSTAEEQYFPYVRPQENGHHCDTRWISLGGKGKNLLIVADDEMEFNAMRNSVEDFDAGKATNRPYQWNNFTPEEIANRPEIGPYDKPRQTHINDIAPRNFVEVCVDLKQQGLAGYDSWYSRPEPEYTLPADREYKWGFTLIPGANANSAQKKAGYSYK